The following proteins are co-located in the Solanum pennellii chromosome 1, SPENNV200 genome:
- the LOC107007285 gene encoding uncharacterized protein At5g08430-like isoform X1 gives MAKKRHRTILNKTEIAEDWCFECKDGGNLMICDYGDCLKAYHPVCVGKDDSVLTSDIHWTCGWHTCLVCKRSSNYQCYCCDRAVCYRCIGRINFVLLKGKHGFCNNCLKLALLVEEDKSIDSDGESVDLRDRETYEGLFKEYYEIVKEKEGFDKNSLLAGKAKLNKAKISQISSDSDKHSEEEDEHSEEEDDQISSDNEDFSDRESQKKRLKKKRCTQHKTKMQRSVNLKKKVFVGWGSKALIDFLQFVGQDTREKLSQYDVTSIVTKYIKEHNLIHPVKKRRILCDARLQAVFGKKVVNRHRIFSLLESHFLENEEQLQKDELDYDLEDDDTEILVAPKTEKKVEQKKISSIWYSTAAQSQFAALIPKNIKLVYLKRSLVQEMIKQPESVETKIIGSFVRLKLDPRDYEQRNSHQLVQIAASISGIKLRSSDKCNSETSIQVSNMARDVSLTMLSDDEFCKEECDDLQEKVKAGLLEKLTIVKFSCLQFHITITLKHSQDVIVELEQKAKILHEDITKHGIARELEVLQKKIDRANEKGWRDELYKYLQERKLLQDASYLSFKLHNIPAVIPEEVELESLDRNDETTPVKQNIPGATAEKDERDGN, from the exons GATGGCATACATGCTTAGTTTGCAAGAGAAGTTCAAATTATCAGTGTTATTGTTGTGATAGAGCTGTATGCTATCGCTGCATTGGTCGTATCAATTTTGTCCTTCTTAAAGGGAAGCACGGATTCTGCAATAACTGCCTAAAGCTCGCATTGCTTGTGGAAGAAGACAAAAGTATTGATTCTGATGGG GAAAGCGTAGACCTCAGAGATCGGGAAACATACGAGGGCCTTTTCAAGGAGTATTACGAgatagtaaaagaaaaagaaggatttgACAAGAATAGTCTCCTTGCTGGTAAGGCTAAACTAAACAAGGCGAAGATTAGCCAAATTAGCTCTGATTCAGATAAACATAGTGAAGAAGAGGACGAACACAGTGAAGAAGAGGATGATCAGATTTCTTCAGACAATGAAGATTTCAGTGACAGAGAATCTCAGAAGAAAAGGCTTAAAAAGAAGAGATGTACACAGCATAAAACAAAGATGCAAAGAAGTgtcaatttaaagaaaaaagtatttGTTGGATGGGGATCAAAAGCTCTAATTGACTTTCTTCAGTTTGTTGGGCAAGATACCAGAGAAAAATTATCCCAATATGATGTGACATCGATAGTAaccaaatatataaaagaacatAACCTAATCCATCCAGTTAAAAAGAGAAGAATCCTTTGTGATGCTCGGTTACAAGCTGTTTTTGGGAAAAAAGTGGTAAACAGACACAGAATATTTAGCCTCCTTGAAAGccattttcttgaaaatgagGAGCAATTACAAAAGGATGAGCTTGATTATGATCTCGAAGACGATGACACAGAAATTTTGGTGGCTCCTAAAACTGAGAAAAAGGTTGAACAAAAGAAGATATCCTCAATTTGGTATTCAACTGCAGCACAAAGTCAATTTGCAGCCTTGATTCCTAAAAATATCAAACTCGTTTACCTGAAGAGGAGCTTGGTGCAGGAGATGATCAAGCAGCCTGAGTCCGTTGAAACCAAGATTATAGGAAGTTTTGTTCGGCTCAAGTTAGATCCACGTGATTATGAGCAGCGTAACTCTCATCAGCTTGTGCAAATTGCAG CGAGTATTTCAGGGATCAAGCTCAGATCAAGTGATAAGTGCAACAGTGAGACTTCAATTCAAGTTTCAAATATGGCCAGAGATGTTAGCTTGACCATGCTTTCAGATGATGAGTTTTGTAAG GAAGAATGTGATGATCTGCAGGAGAAGGTGAAAGCGGGTCTGCTTGAAAAGCTTACAATTGTAAAGTTTTCTTGCTTGCAGTTTCACATTACCATTACGTTGAAACATAGTCAAGATGTTATT GTGGAGCTTGAACAGAAAGCTAAAATCCTTCATGAGGACATCACAAAGCAT GGGATTGCTCGAGAGCTGGAAgtgttgcaaaaaaaaattgatcgaGCAAATGAGAAAGGATGGAGAGATGA ACTTTACAAGTATCTGCAGGAAAGAAAGCTCCTACAGGATGCTTCATACCTGTCATTTAAGCTGCATAATATTCCTGCAGTGATTCCAGAGGAAGTAGAGCTTGAATCTCTTGATAGGAATGATGAGACAACCCCTGTGAAACAGAATATTCCTGGAGCGACTGCCGAGAAAGATGAGAGGGATGGCAATTAG